One genomic window of Parasteatoda tepidariorum isolate YZ-2023 chromosome 9, CAS_Ptep_4.0, whole genome shotgun sequence includes the following:
- the LOC139426522 gene encoding general transcription factor II-I repeat domain-containing protein 2B-like, which translates to MEKKRKIDSECRKFKDQWNIQYFVIESSNKALCLICNENIAVLKEYNIKRHYETKAVENYGGSKPFVLHCIIHQQSLCGKCLDMSEALKPIISTVNFIRSFGLNLRQFRQFIAEIGENDLPYHTAVRWLSCGKHRPLTELQNNAWLWKLAFYVDLTKHVNELNLRLQGENQHLPDLYTNIKSFRKKLILFQSQLRSKCFSHFKTCEIFSHTTETEFPIDFAIETLSALKINFDTRFSDFDAIANQIKIFQNPFDTDIETLAPELQMEMIDLQCSDIIKNKYQNSSLLEFYKSSTDTI; encoded by the exons ATGGAAAAGAAGCGAAAAATTGATAGTGAATGCAGAAAATTCAAAGATCAGTGGAACATTCAGTATTTCGTAATTGAGTCCAGTAACAAGGCGCTATGTTTGATTTGCAATGAAAACATAGCCGTTCTCAAAGAATATAACATTAAACGTCATTATGAAACAAAGGCTGTAGAAAATTACGGTGGTTCAAAACCATTTGTCTTACATTGTATCATTCATCAACAGTCTTTGTGCGGAAAATGTTTGGATATGTCTGAAGCTCTGAAACCAATCATATcaactgttaattttatcagatcTTTTGGGCTGAATCTCCGACAATTCCGACAATTTATTGCAGAGATTGGAGAAAATGACTTACCTTATCATACTGCCGTACGTTGGCTTAGTTGTGGAAAA caTCGCCCTCTTACTGAATTACAAAACAACGCATGGCTGTGGAAGTTAGCATTTTATGTTGATTTGACAAAACATGTGAACGAACTGAATTTGAGATTGCAAGGAGAAAACCAGCATCTTCCTGATTTATACACTAATATCAAATCATTCCGGAAGAAATTGATACTGTTTCAATCACAACTACGAAGTAaatgtttttcacattttaaaacatgtgaaATATTCAGCCACACCACTGAGACTGAGTTTCCTATCGATTTTGCAATCGAAACTTTGagtgctttgaaaataaattttgatactcGTTTCTCGGACTTTGATGCCATTGCGaatcaaattaagatttttcagaATCCTTTTGATACTGACATTGAAACCCTAGCCCCGGAACTTCAAATGGAAATGATTGATCTACAGTGCAGTGATATAATTAAGAACAAATATCAAAACTCATCTTTGCTGGAATTTTATAAGTCTTCCACTGACACAATTtga